A single genomic interval of Stieleria maiorica harbors:
- the rplK gene encoding 50S ribosomal protein L11, whose product MAKQVTGQAKFQVPGGQATPAPPVGTSLGKFGVNLGQFVQAFNDRTKEYNGTPIPVIVTVYNDRSFEFVTKSPPAASLLKQAAGIAKGSGVPNINKVAKVTRAQCEDIATKKMADLNARSMDQAVRMIEGTARSMGIDVEG is encoded by the coding sequence ATGGCAAAGCAAGTTACTGGACAGGCAAAGTTTCAAGTTCCCGGCGGTCAAGCCACCCCCGCTCCTCCCGTTGGTACCTCCCTGGGTAAGTTCGGGGTGAACCTGGGCCAATTCGTCCAAGCGTTCAACGATCGCACCAAAGAATACAACGGCACCCCGATCCCCGTGATCGTCACGGTCTACAACGACCGCAGTTTTGAGTTCGTCACCAAAAGCCCGCCGGCCGCTTCGTTGCTGAAGCAAGCCGCCGGAATCGCCAAGGGCAGCGGTGTGCCGAACATCAACAAAGTCGCCAAGGTCACCCGCGCCCAGTGCGAGGACATCGCCACCAAGAAGATGGCCGACCTGAACGCCCGCAGCATGGACCAAGCCGTCCGCATGATCGAAGGCACGGCCCGCAGCATGGGCATCGACGTCGAAGGCTGA
- the tuf gene encoding elongation factor Tu: MAKATFERTKPHVNVGTIGHIDHGKTTTTGAILAVQAAKGLAQAKGYSDIAKGGTVRDATKTVTIAVAHVEYESDNRHYAHIDCPGHADFVKNMITGAAQMDGAILVVSAADGPMPQTKEHVLLARQVGVPYIVIFLNKCDLVDDEELLELVELEARELLSKYDFPGDDVPVIRGSALPAYNNPSDPDASKCITELMEALDEYIPEPVREDDKPFLMAIEDVFSIEGRGTVATGRIERGVIKVGEEVEIVGLGPNSSKTTCTGVEMFRKEMNEGRAGDNVGCLLRGIKREEIQRGQVLAKPGSITPHTKFEAEVYCLSKDEGGRHTPFFSGYRPQFYFRTTDVTGTANLQGADMCMPGDNVKVTVELHKPIAMDDGVRFAIREGGRTVGSGVVTKIVE; encoded by the coding sequence ATGGCCAAGGCAACATTTGAACGGACCAAGCCCCACGTCAACGTCGGCACGATTGGGCACATTGACCACGGTAAAACAACGACTACGGGTGCAATCCTGGCAGTCCAAGCCGCCAAAGGCTTGGCACAGGCAAAGGGATATTCGGATATCGCCAAGGGCGGTACCGTGCGAGACGCGACCAAGACAGTGACCATCGCGGTCGCCCACGTCGAATACGAATCGGACAACCGTCACTACGCCCACATCGACTGCCCGGGCCACGCCGACTTCGTCAAGAACATGATCACCGGTGCCGCCCAAATGGACGGTGCCATCCTGGTCGTCTCGGCCGCCGACGGCCCGATGCCGCAAACCAAGGAGCACGTCCTCCTGGCTCGTCAGGTCGGCGTCCCCTACATCGTCATCTTCCTCAACAAGTGCGACCTGGTCGACGACGAGGAATTGCTGGAACTGGTCGAACTGGAAGCCCGCGAACTGCTCAGCAAGTACGACTTCCCCGGCGACGACGTTCCCGTCATCCGCGGATCCGCACTGCCGGCGTACAACAACCCCAGCGATCCCGATGCCAGCAAGTGCATCACCGAGCTGATGGAAGCACTCGACGAGTACATCCCCGAGCCGGTTCGTGAAGACGACAAACCCTTCCTGATGGCGATCGAAGACGTGTTCTCGATCGAAGGCCGTGGAACGGTCGCCACCGGGCGTATCGAACGCGGCGTGATCAAGGTCGGCGAAGAAGTCGAAATCGTCGGTCTGGGCCCGAATTCGTCCAAAACCACCTGCACCGGTGTCGAAATGTTCCGCAAGGAAATGAACGAAGGCCGTGCCGGTGACAACGTCGGTTGCCTGCTCCGCGGGATCAAACGCGAAGAAATCCAACGCGGTCAGGTTCTGGCCAAGCCGGGTTCGATCACCCCGCACACCAAGTTCGAAGCCGAAGTTTACTGTCTGAGCAAGGACGAAGGCGGCCGCCACACGCCGTTCTTCAGCGGTTACCGTCCGCAGTTCTACTTCCGCACCACCGACGTGACCGGAACGGCCAACCTGCAAGGGGCCGACATGTGCATGCCCGGCGACAACGTCAAAGTCACCGTCGAACTGCACAAGCCGATCGCGATGGACGACGGTGTCCGCTTCGCTATCCGTGAAGGCGGTCGTACCGTCGGTTCGGGCGTTGTGACCAAAATCGTCGAGTAG
- the secE gene encoding preprotein translocase subunit SecE, which yields MSRDIAGSKANTAASGSSLSSELLHASVYKPNQGRIVRQLTVLAIWLIVALGAWRLYATLDSSTANKAIAVGIPAGILLAGLWIGYRLINWPRFADFLIAVEAEMKKVTWPSREEVKRASVVVIVTIAILAISLFLFDVFWQAFFNALWATA from the coding sequence GTGTCTCGAGACATCGCCGGGAGCAAAGCGAACACCGCCGCAAGTGGCAGTTCGCTTTCGAGCGAGCTACTGCACGCCTCCGTTTACAAACCGAACCAAGGACGCATCGTCCGCCAGCTGACCGTGCTGGCGATCTGGTTGATCGTAGCACTCGGGGCCTGGCGTCTTTACGCCACGCTGGACAGCTCCACCGCCAACAAGGCGATCGCCGTCGGGATCCCCGCCGGCATCCTGCTGGCCGGCTTGTGGATCGGCTATCGGCTGATCAATTGGCCTCGCTTTGCCGACTTTCTGATCGCCGTCGAAGCGGAAATGAAGAAGGTGACTTGGCCGAGCCGCGAAGAGGTCAAGCGGGCGTCGGTGGTCGTGATCGTCACGATCGCGATCCTGGCCATCTCGCTGTTCCTGTTCGACGTGTTTTGGCAAGCATTCTTCAATGCCTTGTGGGCAACGGCCTAA
- the nusG gene encoding transcription termination/antitermination protein NusG yields MTDESRSPNTDDSEVIDESSEVLEETDSADAGAGENEAVQAAETDDSGSESTGEVFLDSDDDDDDQPSDEIEMDWYILKVAFNREDSIADALRKKIAMEGMEEYFGDVVVPSEDVATFTRDGKKRITKRKLLPGYIMARMAINDDTWFLVRETGGISDFTGSAGKPMPMDPADVDRFINRPIAEDEEEAPIKTAIPFKVGDRVRVKEGNFENQEGDVDAVDEANGRITVIINIFGRSVPMELDHWQVEPV; encoded by the coding sequence ATGACCGACGAATCCCGATCCCCCAACACCGATGACTCTGAAGTGATTGACGAGTCCAGCGAAGTGCTTGAGGAAACCGATTCCGCGGACGCGGGTGCCGGAGAAAACGAAGCCGTGCAAGCGGCCGAAACGGACGATTCGGGCAGCGAATCCACCGGCGAAGTGTTCCTGGACAGCGACGATGACGACGACGACCAGCCGTCCGATGAAATCGAGATGGACTGGTACATCCTGAAGGTCGCGTTCAACCGTGAAGATTCCATCGCCGACGCGTTGCGCAAGAAAATCGCAATGGAAGGCATGGAGGAATACTTCGGCGACGTGGTCGTCCCCAGCGAAGATGTCGCCACGTTCACCCGTGACGGCAAAAAACGAATCACGAAGCGAAAGCTCTTGCCCGGTTACATCATGGCTCGGATGGCCATCAACGATGACACCTGGTTCCTGGTCCGTGAAACCGGCGGAATCAGCGACTTCACCGGATCGGCGGGCAAACCCATGCCGATGGACCCGGCGGACGTGGATCGGTTCATCAACCGACCGATCGCCGAAGACGAAGAAGAGGCCCCGATCAAGACGGCGATTCCGTTCAAGGTCGGCGATCGTGTTCGCGTCAAGGAAGGCAATTTTGAAAACCAGGAAGGTGATGTCGATGCCGTCGATGAAGCCAACGGCCGAATCACCGTGATCATCAACATTTTCGGCCGCAGTGTTCCCATGGAATTGGATCACTGGCAAGTCGAACCGGTGTAG
- the clpB gene encoding ATP-dependent chaperone ClpB: MAFRFDKLTTKAQGLIAEAQGRATSAGNPEITSLHLLAAMLDESDGITGALLAKMKADAKQLRELTASEADKLPKVSGGRQPGISAELQSALNESAATAQSLKDEFVSTEHLLLGLAKAKTKAQSLLSLCGVNADDVLKAASEIRGSARVTDQNAEDTYQALEKYGVDLTQLAASGKLDPVIGRDNEIRRVIQVLSRRTKNNPVLIGQPGVGKTAIAEGLALRIFEADVPQSLKNKRVIALDMGALVAGAKFRGDFEERLKAVLREVKDSDGRVILFIDELHLVVGAGKAEGSPDAANLLKPELARGALRCVGATTLDEYRQHIEKDAALERRFQPVYVEEPSVEDSIAILRGLKSRYESHHGVRITDSALVAAATLANRYIADRFLPDKAIDLVDEATSRLAMEKESVPEPIDRIQRRLRQLELAARQLQDEDATDASIISRREEIQDEMESLGKELADLREQWESEKIGLDGVQSIRQEAETLAHRFATLDAEAKQTQLRGENPENLYREMLEVQSRQAELESKLEEIEKRDDGSSAGEPSGEPERRLLRREVTADEIAEVVSAWTGVPVSRMMETERAKLLVMEERLHTRVIGQDEAVRAVSDAVRRSRSGLADPNRPIGSFLFLGPTGVGKTELCKALAEIMFDDENAMVRIDMSEFMERHSVARMIGAPPGYVGYEEGGKLTEAVRRRPYSVILLDEIEKAHPDVFNILLQVLDDGRLTDGHGRTVNFANAVIVMTSNAGSQEIQQIAADGGDEEEMREAVEQALRTRFLPEFLNRIDDTVIFRPLDKRQIRQIVKLQLAHLGRRLQDNGLTLEVTDAAIDQIAKTGYDPTYGARPLKRVIQREVQNELATALLKSEYAEGSTVTVDHDGTGYVFR, from the coding sequence ATGGCCTTCCGATTCGATAAACTGACCACCAAAGCCCAGGGCTTGATCGCCGAAGCACAAGGGCGTGCGACATCGGCTGGCAATCCCGAAATCACCTCCCTGCACCTGCTGGCGGCGATGCTGGATGAAAGCGACGGCATCACCGGCGCCCTGCTGGCCAAAATGAAGGCCGACGCAAAGCAGTTGCGCGAATTGACCGCCAGCGAAGCCGACAAGCTGCCCAAGGTCTCCGGCGGACGCCAACCGGGAATCTCCGCCGAACTGCAATCGGCACTCAACGAATCCGCCGCCACCGCACAATCCCTGAAAGACGAGTTCGTCAGCACCGAGCATTTGCTGTTGGGACTGGCCAAGGCAAAGACCAAAGCACAAAGTCTGCTTTCGCTGTGCGGCGTCAATGCCGACGACGTGTTGAAAGCGGCCAGCGAAATCCGTGGCAGCGCACGCGTCACCGACCAGAACGCCGAGGACACCTATCAAGCGCTGGAAAAATACGGCGTCGACCTGACGCAGTTGGCCGCCAGCGGAAAACTGGATCCGGTCATCGGCCGCGACAATGAGATCCGCCGTGTCATCCAGGTGCTGTCGCGACGAACCAAGAACAACCCGGTCCTGATCGGGCAACCGGGAGTGGGCAAGACCGCGATCGCCGAAGGATTGGCGCTGCGGATTTTCGAAGCCGACGTTCCGCAAAGCCTGAAGAACAAACGCGTCATCGCACTCGACATGGGCGCGCTGGTCGCCGGCGCAAAATTCCGAGGTGACTTCGAAGAACGGCTCAAAGCCGTGCTCCGTGAGGTCAAGGATTCCGACGGCCGTGTGATCCTGTTCATCGACGAACTTCATCTGGTCGTCGGTGCGGGGAAGGCGGAAGGTTCGCCCGACGCGGCCAACTTGCTCAAGCCCGAACTCGCCCGCGGTGCGCTGCGTTGTGTCGGTGCGACGACCTTGGACGAATATCGCCAGCACATCGAAAAGGACGCCGCGCTGGAGCGACGATTCCAACCGGTATATGTCGAAGAACCGTCGGTGGAGGATTCGATCGCGATCTTGCGCGGTTTAAAGTCGCGCTATGAATCACACCACGGTGTGCGGATCACCGACAGCGCCCTGGTCGCCGCCGCGACGCTGGCCAACCGCTACATCGCCGATCGCTTCTTGCCCGACAAGGCGATCGACCTGGTCGACGAAGCAACCAGCCGATTGGCGATGGAAAAGGAGAGTGTTCCCGAACCCATCGACCGCATCCAACGCCGCTTGCGACAACTGGAACTCGCGGCACGACAACTTCAAGACGAAGACGCCACCGATGCGTCCATCATTTCGCGACGCGAAGAAATCCAAGACGAAATGGAATCGCTCGGGAAAGAACTCGCCGACCTGCGTGAACAATGGGAAAGCGAAAAAATCGGACTCGACGGCGTTCAATCGATCCGCCAGGAAGCCGAAACGCTGGCCCACCGCTTTGCGACCCTGGACGCCGAAGCCAAACAGACTCAGCTCCGTGGCGAGAACCCGGAAAACCTGTATCGCGAAATGCTGGAGGTGCAATCACGCCAGGCGGAACTGGAATCCAAGCTGGAGGAAATCGAAAAACGTGACGACGGTTCATCGGCCGGGGAGCCGTCCGGGGAACCCGAACGGAGATTGCTGCGGCGTGAAGTCACCGCCGATGAAATCGCCGAGGTCGTTTCGGCCTGGACCGGCGTTCCCGTCAGCCGCATGATGGAAACCGAGCGGGCCAAGTTGCTGGTCATGGAAGAGCGGTTGCACACCCGCGTGATCGGCCAAGACGAAGCCGTTCGCGCGGTGTCCGATGCCGTCCGCCGCAGCCGCAGCGGTCTGGCCGACCCCAACCGGCCGATCGGATCGTTCCTGTTCCTCGGACCGACCGGGGTTGGGAAAACCGAACTGTGCAAGGCACTGGCGGAAATCATGTTCGACGACGAGAACGCAATGGTGCGGATCGACATGTCCGAGTTCATGGAACGGCACAGCGTCGCCCGCATGATCGGTGCCCCGCCCGGATACGTCGGTTACGAAGAGGGCGGGAAGCTGACCGAAGCGGTCCGCCGTCGACCCTATAGCGTCATCTTGCTTGATGAGATCGAAAAGGCCCACCCGGATGTGTTCAACATTTTGTTGCAGGTCCTGGATGACGGTCGCTTGACCGACGGGCATGGTCGCACGGTTAACTTTGCAAATGCGGTGATCGTGATGACCAGCAACGCGGGAAGCCAGGAAATCCAACAGATCGCGGCCGACGGCGGCGACGAAGAGGAGATGCGGGAGGCGGTCGAGCAGGCGTTGCGGACACGGTTCCTGCCCGAGTTCCTGAACCGGATCGACGACACCGTGATTTTCCGGCCGTTGGATAAGCGTCAAATTCGCCAGATCGTCAAACTGCAACTGGCTCACTTGGGACGCCGTTTGCAGGACAACGGATTGACGTTGGAGGTAACCGACGCGGCCATCGATCAGATCGCCAAGACCGGCTACGACCCGACCTACGGCGCCCGTCCGCTGAAACGAGTAATCCAACGCGAAGTCCAGAACGAACTGGCCACCGCGCTACTGAAAAGCGAGTACGCCGAGGGCAGCACCGTCACGGTCGACCATGACGGGACGGGGTATGTGTTCCGGTAG